One segment of Triticum aestivum cultivar Chinese Spring chromosome 2A, IWGSC CS RefSeq v2.1, whole genome shotgun sequence DNA contains the following:
- the LOC123185004 gene encoding flavonol 3-sulfotransferase — translation MAAMATNTSGPVPFTDVDDGTVPKRPAKEEFGDLVAALPRKHQAGLELRLYQGFWLPDHWVAGTVVFQRRFAPRPDDVILASYPKCGTTWLKALAFATMTRDAYPAPAQHPLLRLNPHDCVPFLDEIFADGQEAKLERLPSPRLMNTHMPHTLLPESVIAGCKVAYVCRDPKDMVVSLWHFLRRRQPELPFAELFEHVCDGAVAVGPIWDHVLSYWRASLARPDRVLFLRYEDLLLDTGKHVRRLAEFMGRPFSPADEGAVEAVVELCSFEKMKGLEVNKKGSAGAYHAMPRDSFFRKGVAGDWVNHMTPEMATRLDEVVRDKFRGTGLAAP, via the coding sequence ATGGCCGCCATGGCCACCAACACTTCCGGCCCTGTTCCGTTCACGGACGTGGACGACGGCACGGTGCCGAAGCGCCCAGCCAAGGAGGAGTTCGGGGACCTCGTCGCAGCGCTGCCGCGCAAGCATCAGGCCGGCCTGGAGCTGCGCCTGTACCAGGGATTCTGGCTGCCGGACCACTGGGTCGCGGGCACCGTGGTCTTCCAGCGCCGCTTCGCCCCGCGCCCCGACGACGTGATCCTGGCCAGCTACCCCAAGTGCGGCACCACGTGGCTCAAGGCGCTGGCGTTCGCCACCATGACGCGCGACGCGTACCCGGCGCCGGCGCAGCACCCGCTGCTCCGCCTCAACCCGCACGACTGCGTCCCGTTCCTGGACGAGATCTTCGCGGACGGGCAGGAGGCCAAGCTGGAGAGGCTCCCGTCGCCGCGCCTCATGAACACGCACATGCCACACACCCTGCTCCCCGAGTCGGTCATCGCCGGGTGCAAGGTGGCGTACGTCTGCAGGGACCCCAAGGACATGGTGGTGTCGCTGTGGcacttcctccggcgccggcagcCGGAGCTCCCGTTCGCGGAGCTGTTCGAGCACGTGTGCGACGGCGCCGTGGCCGTCGGCCCGATCTGGGACCACGTGCTCAGCTACTGGCGCGCGAGCCTCGCGCGGCCCGACAGGGTGCTCTTCCTCAGGTACGAGGACCTGCTGCTGGACACGGGGAAGCACGTCAGGCGGCTGGCGGAGTTCATGGGGCGGCCGTTCTCGCCCGCCGACGAGGGCGccgtggaggcggtggtggagctgTGCAGCTTCGAGAAGATGAAGGGGCTGGAGGTGAACAAGAAGGGCTCGGCGGGGGCGTACCACGCCATGCCCCGGGACTCTTTCTTCAGGAAAGGGGTCGCCGGCGACTGGGTGAACCACATGACGCCGGAGATGGCGACGCGGCTGGATGAGGTCGTCCGTGACAAGTTTCGCGGCACGGGGCTCGCGGCTCCGTGA
- the LOC123185005 gene encoding protein EGG APPARATUS-1-like, with amino-acid sequence MAVPAGFIFGAAAAAVIAVGAYMFFWPASAAVAMMKAPGSGGLLISRLAFEANPQRYYYLLRTAGAAVAAAAFAP; translated from the coding sequence ATGGCGGTTCCGGCGGGCTTCATCTTCGGGGCAGCCGCGGCGGCGGTGATCGCCGTGGGCGCGTACATGTTCTTCTGGCCGGCGTCGGCGGCCGTGGCCATGATGAAAGCACCTGGATCCGGCGGCCTGCTGATATCCCGCCTGGCGTTCGAGGCCAACCCGCAGCGCTACTACTACCTCCTCCGCACCGCCGGCGCCGCGGTGGCCGCCGCCGCTTTCGCTCCGTGA